The Microplitis mediator isolate UGA2020A chromosome 10, iyMicMedi2.1, whole genome shotgun sequence genomic sequence AATTTGGTAGCAGACTCTTTTTAGTCATTAATTTTGTGGTAGCAGGCGACAAATGTTTGTTTGTAAGACATGGAGATATGAGAGGAGTTAAGTCGAGCCGAAATTTGTCTTAGTAGACTCCAGGTGTCTGTTGCTGGCCCTGCCGTCGGATTACAACCCCCCGTGGCTGATGCTGCTGCTTTAACTGCTAGACCAGTCCTTGGCTCCTGCTGGGAGTCTTGGGGCGCGATCTAATCGGTTAACCGCAAGATCTTGGGTCCTTTGTTTGGTGTGATCTTGTATGTCTTGTAAAGTGGATTATCAGCTTTCGGTTGGTGACAATTTAATCCTTCTGATGCAAGTAGTTTGTagttttgatatttatatagatttgatacatatttttttttttttactgaaagtTTATGatgggaaattttaatttttaaagaaagaGAAGCGACGGAAATTCTGTAATGGTCTGTAGAATGGACAAAAGTCACGATGTCCGGATGTGAAGACTCATTGTTGTGATGGTGAATTCAATTGCCGTGAAATCTGTGTTGTGCCTCTTTTTAAAACTTCTTTTGAGATTCAGTAGCTCGGTATAGAGACCTGTTCTTATGCTCAGTcactgatatattttttttttctatttatatttttgttattgaggATCTGTagcgaaaattgttttttaacaaGGGTGAAAAAGAGGCCAGACCGATGACGGGGCGTTTATGGGCGCGGAATCAAGATGATCGATTGTGAGAAAGTTATCTCGTAGGCgtaattcacaattcaatatCTAAAAAGAcctgtttgaaaattttaactaaagaACTTATGGAACTTGTCGACTCTTCACTTCCTTGAGGAAGTTCACACGGATCTGAATGATACGCAGGTAGTTTTTTATCGGACACGCCTTCTATCTTCGACTTTTCACATACGCAATCTATTATTTCCTATTACTAAGTATGTCCATTGATGATCCATGAAATTCACGacaaaggaaaaattttttttcttcaatttaaaaaaatctatttaatgaaaaatattttccgtTCACgcgaaatgaaaaataaaaagtgaatGAGACTTGGCAGCAATTTGTCGATACTGTTGTTGTTGTGAccctcaaaaataaaataattatcaccaACGAATCCCGCCTAGATAAACGCCCTTACTGAAAATATCTGACACACAAGAGCTCGTAACGCCTCAACCATCCCCTCAGATCAGCTAAACGGGGTCGTTTGACCTTCCTCTTCATTCATCATCCAACACATACACTAATACATCCAATATCTATACATTTTATCCataacaatataataattgaatagaaTAATTTgatgactaaaaaatttttatgtaaatgaaTTTACTCCTCGATCGGCAGATCCAAGTCGCTGGGGTTTTGGTGACACATATCTTGAGAACGCAGCTCGGTTTTATGAATGAAATGGATCCGAGTGTCCGTGATCggtgtaaaataataaaaagacgCGCGTGTCACGCAGCGAGTGAGGCCCGATCGTTGGAACAACATTTTAAACGGACAAACATGCATAGAAAATGGTAACAATAGGGCGTGACTGGGGCGGAACACATGTCCAAACATCAGACACAATGATCCTGCTGGTCCAGAGAATAGCTGTCCATTCACCCCTCGCTCTCTCTCATTCTTACTCTCGTCATATGACGTTTGTTCACTtgtatttcatttcatatattatcTGTCACTCTTTTTGactattatatgtatatgtaaacgtatatatatactacaaACTATAATGGGTGAAATGTTTGCAATGCGTTACACGGTAATTCGGACAATAACGAGATGCTGCAACACTAAAGGATCGTATTAATAGTAAATGTCCTTCTAAACACCAAAGAAATATGTGTCCAGCTCAATTGAAccgagtatatatatatatatatagctatagAGCAGAAGCAAATGCTCGGTTCGGGCTCAGTTGTATAACAAAATTTCATAAGATTTAAATGGGATCGCAAACGTTTGTACAGCAAGCATCAGCCAGTATTCCCatggagaaaatttaatgaggGGAACCACATGGGAGCTATACATATTATAATATAGCTATCTCTTTGCTCATAATTTTCGGCGTATCTGAGCTCAGGGTCTGAGACGTTATACGTCAGGACCGGCAAATCACCAAGTCATTATAGACGCGGTTATTTTAAACGCGAGATAAAATTCCCGGAAGCTCATGCTCGTCCTCTTGTTTCTCTCCGCGGGATCGTTGGGTATTGTTTTAACGTGTTTGAGTCAAATATTGACGCAAGACGAGCTGCGAGGGACCACCAAACGGATAGGAATACCACACGGAGATGGAACCTTGCTAAACGACCCACATATAACGTCATCCTTCGTTCCTGGCTTATTCCTCGTACCTCGCTGGTCGTTTTTCGCAGTAACGAACCTCCAAGaaactatatacatatacttatatatatactatatactcTGACAGAGTTAAATACCcgatgtatatatagatatagatataaatgGAGAGACTGAGAGCGAAGTCGGCGGATatgacgaaaaaatatatatattaactgAGAGAAATGTACTCGGTGTCGCGCTTTAGCGGCAACCTTTGTTCTGTGGAATTTCCAGGAATTCGTgcgagataaaataaatttcttaaagacgtttttaaaaattaatccgTCATGATGAATATGAGTTTCTAAcaattgtcatatttttttttaccggtTGTACGATTCAGTCAGTACATTTGGTATTTAAAACCAAAGGGTTGTTGGGGAGTTTGGTTTTGGCTCTCGAGGGTAGTAAGGAGTAAAAGCAGAAGCAGGAGTAGCGTTTAAACCGCTTTGACTCTCATAAAATCTCATAACCCGAAGGCATTAATTCAGGGGACTAGAGTTTGGATGGCTGTACCCCCGCGtctctttctcttgacaaaaCTCGTCTACTCTTCTCTGTTCTCTCATCTCTCGTCCTCTCATCGCCGTCTGCACTATTCCCCAGCGGTGAAAATTTCAATGGGGTTTGTTTGTTCTTCGGATCGCAGAGCCGGGCCTTATGAGCGACGATACAGCATATACCTGCGTCAGAAAAGCATAATACATATAGCAGTATCCATGTATACCACGAGATGATATAACATCTATAGCGTGTGCCGCGTTTAGTTTCTTTACACACAAAGACACGTATATACCTGGATGACGTGCATCAGTTTATCTCCCGCGGAATTACACGAGAAAGAACATAATAAAAATCGGTGGATTTTGTGTTAAAGACTCTCGTCCGTCATTCatcttttatatatacatatatatgtataccaAAAAGACTAAATTCCATAAAATATTGTCCTGAAATGTAAACATCGGACGCATTTTATGTTCCACTTTGTAAAGTCTCATCACATATGTGACAAGAGTGGGTTTGTTTGCCCGCATCAGCAGGCAAATGTGTTTCCTTAGGCTCTCTCGACTAATATGATGTTTGGACTCGAGTCGTCGTCGGCTCACGAGTGTTATTCCTCGTACCAGCACCATCCGATTTATCTGTACACTCAAAGCTCGCACCTAAGCTTTCTTTTATCTCGTGAATTATGTACTGCAACACAACTCTAAAGTGAAGAATAAAATCTCAACATCTCCATTGAGACTTTAAATTGTCGcctggaaatttatttacatcccTGTCTCTCGCTGCTCGGTCTTACTCTGGTCTGGCAGCATCTACGTGGCTCTATATCTGGGCACTCTAGCCGGTCGGTGTTTCGATCAAAGCGCCTTGGGCTCGGGCTTGGAGCCGTTTACCAACACACTGGAGAGCAGAGGGAGCTGAGTAACGACAAGGAGGACGGCGATGCATCATTGCAAGTAAAGGCAGAATGTCCCAGCATGATAACAGAGCACATCGGGCTGGTGAGCGTGTTAGCTGTTGGGTTCGCAAACATGTCTGCAGCGTTGTCAGCCGGGCAGGAAATTACGTCTGCCTTTAGCCGGTCTCTATATTACACTCGCCTTGCCTCCAGGTCCCTGAAATAAAAGCGCTGCGTCGCCACTATATGCTGTTGCGAATTCGGTATGTGGATGTTGATGTTGCTATGCTACTACTGCTCCATTATAAACATCAGCATCCAGcgaatcaataatttaaaccaAATTGCTAAGGGTTCCAGAGTAGGTTAAGGTTGTTCCTCAAATGTCACCgccaatatatacatattctgGCATGGCCTCTGGGGCTGGTTGGTTGGATAAATACTCTATGAGTCACTTTGAGCAAACATGAGCATATTCTATCACCGAATAATCACGTGGGCGTTCAAACTTGAGTTTGAtcttagaaattattttattggctGTATCCATCTCccgacaaaaaaaacaaacagagcgtttgtcaattttttattaatcattattattatttttattatttttatttgtctctCCTCAGTTTTTATTGGCTTCAaacatgaaataaaaaatttatttaatgccgtTGTTGTGTGTgaggaaataaaatacaaagcGACAAGATGTTTAAACGAAACAGAGGGTAATATAGACTCAGCGGTAAGGGGATAAGAGTTATAAATGCCGGCTTTTAATAACACCAGGACTCAGGCCATGCAAAATAGTTACTCTCGAGGGTTACATCTCACTTAGCAATCGACTGTTTTCATTCTTTTAACTGGTGGATGTTTTCCTTACCAATAAACtgccaagaaaatatttatgccTCTAATACGATTGATCCGAGTCAGTGCAGCAGGAAACTATCGCGGAGTTTCTACACTGGTAGAATGAGTTCTGtgtgtttttcatttttatttgataccGAAAACACCTGCAATTTTtagatgttttttttgtttttgttagcGAGGAGAATGTAAATGGAAGCAATATCGCTATGTTGGCGCCAATGGCCCACGGTTGAGTGACTGGTGCTGATTGATGTTGCAATGTTTGAGTAGAGGGTTGTTTCTGCGCTCAGCCAGCATCCCCCAACGGACCCAATAAGCACCTCGCTCATGCTGGAcgtttatacatatacatatacatatatatgtatataaactcGTGTAcggcatatatatgtatgtaatgtATTCCTGTATGTATGGAAGATATATCGAACCACCCACATGCGTGATGCCCGCACGAGAACGATTGTTTGTCCTCGCTTGTGAGCCGTCTGTCACGGAAAAGCTCGACTCGACTCAACTCCCTTATACGCTACACAAACTCCCCGACATTATTCTTCTCCTTGTAGCCGACAAGTTTTACTCGGAAATTTCGGAGCTTTGTAGTTTTCCCTCCTCTCGCtcattattatctttattactTTCTCACGTAATCAGAGAggggaaagaaaaaaaaaaatccgcacGTTTATACATCCAGGAAAATTTACTGGAaagacaaacaaaaaatatcatcacgtaatcatattattttatgtatttatttatttgttaataaataaataaaacacgagctatttaatgttttatttttccgcaggcattttcaatttaattatttgtataattattattaattttacctataATTTATcagcaattaaaatttaaaatattatagaaatatataaaaaagacACACTGTGGGAAATATTTACTCAGGGCAAATGGGATTGATGAATAAATTCGGGCTGTAAAGCGAAATGAATTTCGGCGACGATTTGTTGCGATAAGCGGGCGGGGAGGAAAGAGGGAGGGCCAAAAATCTAGTTAAAATTGAACATGATGTTCGGTGTTCCATTGGGAAATTGAATGATGGGCAGCCATGCGCGACAGTCGTCAACTCTTGATGCTTGGAAAATTCGGAGCACTGGCTGGCTGGCTCTGTTTCCGCACCAAAAACACATTAATTATCTGTACAACGTGTAGCGTGGACGGAATGACGATGACGATCCAACAAAACAGTCATATGTacatacctatatatatatcgtatGCAGAGACGAGGAGCAAGGCAGAAGAGCAGGCGGTAAATGTATGTGCGCTGTAATGCTGGGTGTGTGTGAGCGTGAGTTAAACGCTGGCGAATATTTTAATCTACTTAAAAAGCCATCCGTTTCAAAGTAATtaacagaataaaattaaaacgttGAACAAGTGCGCTCGTTTTCTGTTTATATTTCGCGGTTACGCCATATACAAATCTAACTAATCTAAATGGTAATGCAGCTCCACTCTCCGGCGACGCAATTGCGACACATATAAAACAACCCAAAACATCACTGTCATCATTTAATACTTAAACTCTCTTTTACTGTCTCTCTTTCGCTCGGTCATCgctgattattttatttgttcaattaaaactcattaaaattgtattcgctattttattactttattatcTGACAATGTGTACATCGATTGTGtactttttaatatcaattaccGTAGGTGTTGTATGCTTTTATCATTATAACtgctttttctttttatttttcttcttttagttttttttttttttttttttttttcatttttttcaggccggtaaaaaataaaaacgagaAGGAGGTCGTGTGACGTAGTGTAGGTTTCCAAGAAAACTTGCATTGACATCTCAATATTTGTCCAAACGACTCTCGAGTCTCTCTACACCACTTTAAAAGTATGATGTCCTCATagcaacatttaaaaattctctcTCAGGATGTGTGGTGACATATCTTCGGACTTGTGAAGCGCCAAATACCGTTAAACATGTTAAGCATGAATTATTGTTACCACGAATTCATTTTGACttcaacaaatatatatatacctatatgtatatttatgcaTACATCGCATTACAGTCGCAGACTCTAATCGCGTTAGTCACGAAATGGCGAAAAGCGACGTATTGCCCGGCAGAATCGAGTAGTCCGCAGCAATATATTCACCACTAGGAATAGTAGTTTGCAGTTATAGTAGTAGCATATTGATAACAGCGACGACAGCAGTAACAGTAGCAGCAGAAATGTACGTATGCTGGTGGCACGTAAATCCCCAGTCGATATGCCTCGAGCACACGGTTGCATTATCGGTCCAGGGAACTATACTACATTGGCTAGCCTGGACATCGTCAACATGTTCCAAGAGTTACTGAGCGTGGACTCATGCATGCACATACTCTGTGATGACAGTATGCGGGTGTGGGTGGGAGTGGATGTGGGCATgtgtgcatgtatgtgtgtagaCACAGAGAGCTGGGATTGGTGCGGTATGTACGAGGTGAACGTCCACCCCTAGGGTCTACCGGTTCAATAGATGCAACGAGAGCATGTATAGCTGTGTGTGACGTGATTAAATCTCGAGCTGGACAACATGGCCGCCGCTAATTAGcgactaattattatttattacgacGTGTACACTTTGCAGAGGGAAATATGCTGGGGATGTATGACGATAATATTACgaaaggaaataaatttcgtCCAAGTTTGAGAGTTTGCTTTGTTGTAAAATGATAATGCGGTAGTACGCCAGCGACAAATAAGAGATGGGTTTTATGtgggaaaaaaagtatatgATGATTCTTTGCCGCTGAGTGGGTGCTCTCTATTTTGAGAGCTAGACTAATTGACAATCTGCATTTTGATCTGTGCGGAAATCCATGGCATGAAATTGAAGAAGGGGTGAAGGGTTATCGCGAGAGGACGGGGCTTGCGGCTGGATCGGTCGAGTCGACTCTGGGACTCGAGTAGAGCAGAGATACCAACAGGGCGCTCGCAAATATTGGTGTTTGGCAAAGACTATCCTTGATCCATGTCTCTCTTTCTCTCGCCCTATCTCGCGATCTCGCTTATTCACCTCACACTCTTATTCTGTCAGCGACGGGCTTACTCACAGAGCAGACTTTATCTGCTTTTTCTTTGTCATTTGGATCGCATGACATGACGCCTGCTACCAGAGTACCATTTTCCACTTTCCTGAAAATGGGATAACTCACcgctaatatatattttccttCTCTTCTCTcactctttttatttaatttaccttTTTCATCTAGTCGACGACGACGACTAAGTGCCGAGGTTACAGGTCTGAATACACTTTAGATccagtgtatgtatgtatgtcctAATACCTCGGCACTCGAGGACGCACTGATACCAACATCAAATAATTGTCTAGTATGTCTAGTGTGTGTGCAAGTACACACTGAAAATACTACACGAGGAACCTGCTGCTGCTGCCACTGACACACTTGAGATATCTCATAATTCTTCATCGTTTATTCTattctttttcttcattttttattattattatatatattctctGTGCAGTGCTCAGTCTACTGTACACATTTATGGTTATTAtgatagtttttaaataataaaaagactAAAATCCAGCTTAGAGACCAGGCACAACCACCAAGGTGGCAATGTTGAGGGCTCACACATTATACTCgggtacaaaataaaaaatgccaCGCAGTCAGTTGTGGAGAGTCGAGTGACCTGAAGTGCACCAGACCCCTCTTCTCTTTTTATATCGAGTGGCGGTTTCACGCTAGATTGCGTCAGAATGCCTGAGGCCCCGCGGGGGTGCCCTCAGCATCCAAGAGCTTTTCCAAAACCACCAGCCAAATGTTATCGCCTTTGTTCCATCGATGCCAAAAAACATCTCGAAAaatcagcaaaatattttaaatctacacagaaaataaatatcaaaaacaaTCTAAtcttgattgaaaaatttcaaaaatgtaaaTAGATTTACGTAAAACCAGAaaagtgattttaaaattcaaaaattataacaaaaatgaatatatattaagtGTATCTTTAAACCGTAGGTTTTAGAAATACCTTATATAAGTCTTTGGGACCGATAGGCTGTGAATACACACAACAGCGGAAAGGTTGGTGTGTTACGACGTGAACAAACCCAGTCCCAGGGACTATAATCTCCAGAGCGATAACGTTAAGATAACGTCCGCGGCATTGTTTGCACTTCCATATCCAGCAGGCACCAACAATTCCACCATTGTCAGCCAACCAAACGCTCTGCATGTTGAAGAATTATTCAGTTAGTTCTGCTCATAATAATAGACCGTTAATTGTCGAAAAATCTTGGTGATATTATAATATGAATGCTTGTTCTGTATATAGCCTCGAAAAAACTGGAAAGctataaattttgagtttatgTGGGCgtacatatatgtttatatgtGAATAATATAACATAACATAAAAGCAAGACTAAGTAAACTGGTCCAGGCGATATATTAAGTTGACGTCGACACATCAGATCGCCCCAGGACAACAATAAAACTCCTAATTGGCCCGGGGCATTGTCCTTCTTTTATATCCTGCGACCCTCGGTCTATATATCTCGATATCTTTTATACCTTTTAAGCCCTCGATTGACCCGTAGAGACACGAATCGCGATAATTATGTCGATCCCGATGCTCTCGTTTGATAATTTGTCATGAAGGTGACGCCGAGtagggtatatatatatatatttatacgcaATTACAGTTTAACGTAACGTGCGATCACTTGACACAAATATCGTAAGGTCTTATTGCGTGTGAAAACCTGGGAATTGATAAtagattttcataaataatactTTGGGCAATGATAAGATAAACAAATAGTTGTGCCGGAAGTGTGATGCTCGTTCGTGACTTGACACGCGTATGTGTGATACTTGAGAATTAGGAGAAGCGAGGGgagggaaaaaaataatagaatgaGGACATAGATGACGTAGGTGGAAAACACCTGCCACATATGTTTCTCAtgtttttcaattcttttcaatttctaGCCTTTTTATTACATCTTCTGCTCGAGatactcaaaatatatatcattttatttatatacctataatagctgatattaataataataatggtattaattgttataaaatgaataagagAAGTTAATGATTGCTGATGAAGGCACAATGAAAGTTTTGAGCGACACAAATTCGAAAGACCGTTCAACGAGTTTACAATAATACACCAAGTggtaattttagattttattccCTTTTTCCCCGAGGCATAGATCCAACAAAACTCTTTagttattcatttattcatcaattCCCGGTTATACTTCTGACAATATTTGTGCTGCCGTCAAACAACGTTAAGCTATAAACTACCAACtatcaatttaaaagttgtaacttttagtttttttaattttttataatgaacaCAATGAAGAGTCGGATGCACACGCAACACATTCCGCAGATACAATTGTCACCTTATTTGTTTAGAGgcataatagtaattattgttattattacctGTGTGCGTGCCGGAAGAATTTGTTGTGGGTGTGTGTGTTTATAAGAAGACTATAATAGGCGACATAAAATACACGAGGATCAATTTCTGGCACTTTAGCGGCCAGTAATTACACGGTTTGTAATGTTGTCGTTGGTTTTTGTGAAACGTAAAAGAACATATGGTGGTCGGCCGTGATTTTACAACCACTACTTAGGGTTTAATCTCTTTTTTCTAGAAAGGGTGCGGGAGTAAAAAGGACGAGGAAGCCATTAAGTTTTGCTGGGGGAAAACTCGAAAGCTATACCTGGGTCTTAATACAAAGCCTATTAGTTAATGCGGAGGTGTCTGAGGTGCAATTTGTTGCACAATAACCTTTTAAATGTTATGAATACACAGCCGGAAAATAAAGAGCTTTGACAGATTGTCTAGGTATTACCGTTATTAAGGAAACACAATGCCCAGTCCTTTACGAGGTAATTTTGtcctaaaatatttattcatggCGCCGAACCTTCCAGTGTTTTTCATTAACCAGAGTTGTATTGATTTTGTTTACGGCTTTTTTGGttgtataaatttgttatGGAGATTTACCAACAATTAACAGGTAATAAGGAccgtaaaatattttgttttaaattaaaaataaaactgaaactaggaaaaaataattttaataaaaaaaaaatgaaaacaggTGCCAGGATGTCTGGAATTTTAACAAAGCGCAATTGACCACAGTAATTATTCATCCATTTCACGGGTTTACAAATAAGTATAAGACTCGAGTTGGGCTGTGGTCATTTTTTAGACTTGGCTATGCCAGGgatcttaaatttttaccgtgaagttttattttcagtcTCAATAGAGAAAGCCCTAGTACCCCGGTAACCCCGGCCCGAAACTTGTTCTTCCTCTTTCCCTAGATACCCATTTATTCATCTCGACAAAAGGATCTGCAGTCTCGTAAAATTGACAATCAATGAGCCAAactcatatataaaatataaaacgcTCCCGTTTAAAAAACGGGATTAGGATCAAACTAATCGAGATGAGTTAGTTTCGGTAAACGCGATATAAATTTTCGACggaagagaaaattttatgggaaaaaaaatcaactaccggctttagtttttttccttttttttttttttatttcattattgtattgtaataaattgtgataaaatatttttcacaaaagtatatatatattatataggaCGAGGTGAGTTGGGAGAGTGTCTGATATATTTAGGCATCGGTTCTTCACGCAAATTTCTCTTTTTCTGAGTCCAATTTGGCGGCGGGTGCGGAATTCGGGGTCTCGGGATTATTCTGTCATCTTGAGGTTGTTTTCGGGCTGGCGGCGGTCGTTTGCGACGCGGTTTAGCGCTCGGTGCTCGCGGTTTTTTAACagcgcgttttttttttttcttgccagCTTCTTGGACATTTTGTGAATTACTCGAAAATCCTAAATCGAAtctaccgaaaaaaaattatataatttaaatattcaaaccgtcatgatatttttttttatacctgtatttattgttttctCTTTTCAAAATACCGAAATCAATGCCCCGACGAAGGGCAACGAAAATCTGTTTTTTTAAACCTTTGCCCGGTACAATATTGTGATCTTGACTCACACGTTCAATAATTTCTTTCGGAGAAAATCCATCCTCTCGGCGTTCACTTCTCAGTAAATCGTAAACTAGCGTCGATCTTCGCACCATCGCTTactttttatgtaaatttatatcacaaaaaaaataaataaaaatatatttaaaaaaaaaaaacaacttggcttct encodes the following:
- the LOC130676139 gene encoding uncharacterized protein LOC130676139, which encodes MVRRSTLVYDLLRSERREDGFSPKEIIERVSQDHNIVPGKGLKKQIFVALRRGIDFGILKRENNKYRFDLGFSSNSQNVQEAGKKKKKRAVKKPRAPSAKPRRKRPPPARKQPQDDRIIPRPRIPHPPPNWTQKKRNLREEPMPKYIRHSPNSPRPI